The Methanobrevibacter sp. nucleotide sequence CAATCTTACAGAGATTATGGTATTCTTGCAGTATTTTGATAAAAATCCAATCCAAAAATTTAATCGTTGCGAAAGCAAATATAAAATTAAGTTCATGTTTAAGTTTGAATGTTAAAATATTTTTTAAGATAATATGTTGGAGGATTAATAAATATGAATGAAAAGGCTAACGAGAGTTCTTGGTTTCCGTTAATAGTTGTGGCTTGTGCTTCCTTTATTATAGTATTGGACTCTTTTTTCATGAATGTTAGCATTTCTAGAATTGTTGTTGATTTGAGTACTGATGTTAGTACTATTCAAATGATCGTGTCGTTTTGTACTCTTATCACTGCTGCGTTGATACTGTTCAGTACCAAACTTCAGGACATAGTTGGTAAAAAGAAACTGTTTGTAATTGGTGCTGCACTTTTTGGTATCGGCATATTTGCTGCAGTATTGAGTTCAAGTGTTACAATGTTTTTTGTCGGATGGGCAGCGATTAAAGGTGTTGCTGCGGCATTAATGCTGCCTGCCATAGTTTCAATAATAAGCGGAATATATTCCGGAAGAAAGCGTACAATTGCTTTGGCAACTCTCGGGGTAATGGCAGGACTTGCAGATATTTTAGCTCCACTCCTTGGTGGGCTTATTACAACTTTTTTCAGCTGGAGATACACTTTCGCATGTGAATTAATATTCATTTTATTTATTTTAGTAATGCAAAATAAAATACCTGATTTTAAGCCTACTGAATCTAAAAGCGATCTTGATATTATTGGTGCTATACTTTCCGGTATATGTCTTCTTTTGCTTGTGCTTGGTATTTTGACTCTGACTAAGGATGTTGCTACCAGCATAACTGAGATAATTTTGGGATTGATAGTCTTGGCAATCTTTATATGGTTTGAACTCAAAAGAAAAAGGTCAGGCAAGGTGCCATTGATTGATGTTGATTTATTTAGAGACAAAAATTTGCGTATAGGTACATCTATTAAGTTATTATATAATATTATAATATCCGGAACATTTTTTGTAATGGTTCTGTTTTTCCAAAGTGTATTGCAGTTAAATCCATTCGATACGGGTTTGGCTTCACTTCCGTTTGTTATGGCTTTGTTTATTTTTTCATTGACCGCTCCAAAACTAATAGGAAAACTGAATCACAAGACAATCATGGCAGTAGGATGTATAATATCCATTGTCGGATGTCTGATTTTAAGTTATCAATTTAAATTAAATGTAAATATGCTGGATTTAATTCCAGGACAGTTTTTACTTGGGACAGGTCTTGGTTTTATGATGGCTTTAGCATCGGATGTTGCATTATTCGATGTTCCTGCTGAAGGCCAAAATAACGCATCAGGTATTATTACAACTGGTGAAACATTAGGTTCCTCATTGGGAACAGCAATCATTGGAATAATTCTAATTCTTGGAGTTATGGGTGGTATTAGTACTGCAGTCGATACCTATGCGCCTGATTATTCAGGGGACGAACATTTCCATCAGGAGGTCTATGATTACTTCCAAAAATTAGAGACTATAGAGGGACAAGACAGTATTGTTGTGGATACTGCAGATATAATTATTCAGAATGCAATGGCATCCGTAATGTATGGATTGGCCGTCGTGTTAGCAGCTATTTTAATTCAAACGCTGCGGATAAAAAACAATAATATTAAAAAACAATGAGAGGTCATCTCTCATTTGCTTTTTTTTTAATCTGCACCAATCATTCTAAGGTATCTTTCTAAATCATCATCCATGTAACGCTTTAAGTATTTTCTTTCCATTTCAATCAACTTATTATTTTATTGGAGACTTTTTGATATTTTTATTATATATTTTTTGATATTTTTATTGGAGACTTTTGTAAATAATAATTAATTTCCCCAATGTTTGTCATCTTAATGTTTACTTTAGTATTTCATAGATATTCTGTTAGGGTGAGAGCATTTGGAAGTAATATTTGTTCGTTAACTATGAAATAAATTTCACTAAAAAATAGGAAATACTTTTATTAATTTTTAAGTTTTTTTGTTAGTACTGAATAAGATATATTTCGATTTTTAGTAGATAATTTCTATACTGCTATGCGAATAGTATTTGAAATTCATGATACATTCAGTTTTACTGCGAATATAACGTTTTCTGATTTTATTCGCAATTTATGAAACAAGATTTCGCTTTTTAGTCGTTAATTTCAATCTTGCTACGCCAATGCCAATATGAAATTGGTTAAAAAGAATCAGAAGTTGCATAATCCAGATTCACCATTGATGATTGGTGATGTTAAAAAGGATGATTTTGTAAAAGAGGTTATGGAACCTAGCTATATTGATTCGCAGCTAAAGATTAATGTAAGTTTTTCATAATTGTAGAGAATATTTTTGATTTTTAATGTGTAGATAATATATTGTTCAAAAACAAAAATATTATTATGAAAAAGTTTTTGAGTGTATCATTAAAATTCCAATGGAAAACAGTACTGGCTATTTTCGCATTAATCGCCGTTCAGACATACTTTCAAATGGAAATAATTGACCTATTCGGTGCTGCTTTGACGGGAGTTAAACAGCAGAATGCAGATTTGCTTTTCAAATCCGGATTGAATATGGTAGGGTATACAATCCTTTCAATGATTTCCCTTTATGCGGTCTCTTTACTCTCAACAAGAGTGGCTTCAAATGCAGCATATAAAATCCGTGAGAAAATATTTCATATCCTGATGAACCTGCCTGATGAGGAAGTTGCTCAATTTAAAATTTCAGGGCTAACTACACGGTCAACCAGGGGTATGTCCTCAGAACAGGGATTTTTAGTGATAATACTCGAACAGTTAATACTGATTCCCGTTACATTCATAGCAGTCGTATATGAAATAGCATTGATTGATACGTCTTATGCGATATTCTTCTTGGCACTTATTGCCATTCTTTCCATGATTATAATTTTAAGAATGAAAAAAATTGTAGAAATATTTTTCAGAGCTAAAAAGACATACGGAATGCTAAACCAGTTATTTCTATCTAAAATCAGTGATATAGCTGACAAAATCCCATATAACAAAAAGGAGTATGAGGCTGAATTTGAAAAGGCCTGTGAGAATTCATATGATAAAAACGTTAAGTATATTTCTAGTCAATATTACCTCGGGCCACTGTTAATGTGGGGTTTATATTTCATTGTTTTGATTACTTTGGCAATGGTTAATTCCGGATACACAATCGGCTTTGAAACCGACAGCGTATTTGACTCATTCATTATTTTAATGTATATTGCCTACTTCATTGGTACCTTAACTCCTATTCCCGCATTGATTGACAGGTGGCCACGTGCATATGCCACTTCAGTGCGTTTAGAGGAAGTCCTGACTATTGAAGATAAAATCATAAAATCCAAAAACACAGATGCTAATCCAAAAGCAATAGAAATTGTTGAGGAGGATATTGCATGGGAGGATAAGGGCATATGGGCTGAAAGAAACGACATCCTGGACAAATTCACTGACATATTAAAAGAGGACAAGATTAAAATAATAATATCAATGATTTTGCTTACTGTATCTACCTTGTGTATTGTTTATGCCCCTAAAGTTGCAGGAAAGACTGCTAATTTATTGCTTTCTAATTCAAATACATTCAACGACCCTACTGTCTACACCAATCTTGCAATATTGATTCTATTATATTCCGGAGGGTATCTCTTAACAATACCTACAAAGAAAATCATGGGAACTATCGGTGAAAAGGTAGCATATAATTTAAGAATGCAATTATTTGATAAGATCGATGCTATCGGTTCAGGATACATTAAAGAAAATTCAAAGGGTCTCATCTTTTCCAGATTAAACAATGATGTGATGAACATCCGTGAGTTTGTCTCTTCCCGCTTTTCTGATATTTATGCGCAAATTCTATCAATAATCCTAGTAATTGTATTGATGTTGATGACAGACTTCAGATTGAGTCTAGTATATATTGCGATATTGCCGATTTATGCCATCGCATTCTATTTATGTGATTATAAATCTAGAGATTACTACGACGGTCATCAAAAGCATTTAGGAAGATTGATGAGCAATTTTGAAAGAGGTCTATCAAATCGTGATTCATTCCATGAAAAAGGATTTAAAAATATCAATCAAACTGTAATTGACTATTACACTAAATCCAAAAACGTCACTAATGCCATGGTGCCGATTACAACATTTTTAACAAATATAAGTAATATAACTGTATATATGGCAGGGATTTACTTCTTATCAGTTAATGAGATTCAGCTGGGAACCCTATTGGCAGTTATTATGTACGGGCAATTATTGACTAAGCCTATTAAAAAAATAAGCAAATCTATCGCTTCCATTGAAACTTCATTTTCAAGCATCAAAAGGATATTTGCGATTATTGACTATGAAAACGATGAATAATTGATTGTTGTTAAAAAAAGTTAAAAAACATAGGATTCCTATGTTTTTTTTTTTAATTTATAGATTTTCCAATCTCGTACGCTTCTTTTAATTCAGGTTTTCCTTCAGTGTCTCCTGGCTGTGTTACATGACTGCATAAGATCTTGCCGATGTTTTTCCATCCAATGTGTTTTTCCAAATTGTCATACCAAAACTCACTTTCTTCAAATCCGGCACCTTCTGCTGCCATAATAAGAATACTGTCTTTTACTGGATTTTTGTAGTTATCACATTCCGCAACTGCAAACAAGCGGTCAAAAGCGTTCTTAAGAAATCCTGAAATGTTCCAGTAATATAATGGGATGATAAAACCACTATCTGCCCAATTAAAATCGGAGTTGATTTTTGAAAACCTTGCCGTTAATGTAAAATACGTCCTATTAAATTAAAATCTAAAAGAATTCCGTCAATTATATTGTTTGTCTTTTAATCGAAATATGGTGTATGGATAGATGAGTTTTGAGGTTATTGGAAAGTGATTTTGATGAAAAAAAGATATTAACCTATAAAAGGTAAAATGAGAGATGAACTCTCATCGTATTTTAATGCGCGTATCATCCAGCCGCAATGTCAGAGCAAAAACAACGCCCATAAGAATTGTCGTTACTATCATTACGAATCCCATTGCATTTTGAACAATGATGTCTGCAGCAGCAATAACAATGCTTTCCTGTGATTTAAGTTCGTCTATGTTTCCCATTTTTTGGAAGTAGTTGTAGATATCTTGATGTATGTGGTCATTTTCTGAATATTGTGGTGCATAGATATCGACTGCATCGATGATGCCTCCAATAACTCCAAGAATTAGAATTACTCCGATGATTGCTGTACCCATTGATTCACCTAATGTCTGGCTGACTGTAGTGATGCCTGATGCGTTATTTTGATTTTCATCAGGAATGTTGATTAATGCAATGTCAGTGCTTAAAGCCATTATAAAACCAAGTCCTGATCCTAATATAAACATTCCAGGCATTAAATCAAACATTGTTGTTTCAAGTCTAAACTGATAGAGTAGAATCAGACATCCAATGATTGCTATTACGCTTCCGACTGCCATGAGGGTCTTGTGATTCAATTTTCCTATTAGACTTGGAGCCGCCACTGCAAAGATAAGCAAGCCGAAAGTCAGAGGAAGTGTGGTCAAACCTGTATCGAATGCATTTAAATTCAATACGCTTTGCAGGAACAGTGAAACTGCAAACAATCCACCGCCCATTACAATATAAGATAATACGATAATGGAACTGCCTATACGTAAATTCTTGTCTTTGAACAGGTCCATGTCGAGCAGTGGCACTTTGCCATTTCTTTTTCTTTTGATTTCAAACAATGCAAAGATGGCCAGTGCGATTATGCCTAAAATAATGGCGGATACACTTATTATGGCATCTTCACTTAGCATCAAAATA carries:
- a CDS encoding MFS transporter, which produces MNETIKEHSWIPLILVACASFIITLDSTFMNVSISQVVADLNTDVSTIQLTMSFYTLITAAFMLLSAKLQDIVGKKRLFIIGAVLYGIGTMTAAISTSDTMLFIGWAVIEGIAGALMTPATVSIISGTYSGEKRTFALAIESIMVALSAAVGPIFGGIMTTFLSWRYGFACELIIVIFILVMQNKIPDFVPTESKSDLDITGAIISFIGLILFVIGILMLSEDAIISVSAIILGIIALAIFALFEIKRKRNGKVPLLDMDLFKDKNLRIGSSIIVLSYIVMGGGLFAVSLFLQSVLNLNAFDTGLTTLPLTFGLLIFAVAAPSLIGKLNHKTLMAVGSVIAIIGCLILLYQFRLETTMFDLMPGMFILGSGLGFIMALSTDIALINIPDENQNNASGITTVSQTLGESMGTAIIGVILILGVIGGIIDAVDIYAPQYSENDHIHQDIYNYFQKMGNIDELKSQESIVIAAADIIVQNAMGFVMIVTTILMGVVFALTLRLDDTRIKIR
- a CDS encoding ABC transporter transmembrane domain-containing protein, whose amino-acid sequence is MKKFLSVSLKFQWKTVLAIFALIAVQTYFQMEIIDLFGAALTGVKQQNADLLFKSGLNMVGYTILSMISLYAVSLLSTRVASNAAYKIREKIFHILMNLPDEEVAQFKISGLTTRSTRGMSSEQGFLVIILEQLILIPVTFIAVVYEIALIDTSYAIFFLALIAILSMIIILRMKKIVEIFFRAKKTYGMLNQLFLSKISDIADKIPYNKKEYEAEFEKACENSYDKNVKYISSQYYLGPLLMWGLYFIVLITLAMVNSGYTIGFETDSVFDSFIILMYIAYFIGTLTPIPALIDRWPRAYATSVRLEEVLTIEDKIIKSKNTDANPKAIEIVEEDIAWEDKGIWAERNDILDKFTDILKEDKIKIIISMILLTVSTLCIVYAPKVAGKTANLLLSNSNTFNDPTVYTNLAILILLYSGGYLLTIPTKKIMGTIGEKVAYNLRMQLFDKIDAIGSGYIKENSKGLIFSRLNNDVMNIREFVSSRFSDIYAQILSIILVIVLMLMTDFRLSLVYIAILPIYAIAFYLCDYKSRDYYDGHQKHLGRLMSNFERGLSNRDSFHEKGFKNINQTVIDYYTKSKNVTNAMVPITTFLTNISNITVYMAGIYFLSVNEIQLGTLLAVIMYGQLLTKPIKKISKSIASIETSFSSIKRIFAIIDYENDE
- a CDS encoding MFS transporter translates to MNEKANESSWFPLIVVACASFIIVLDSFFMNVSISRIVVDLSTDVSTIQMIVSFCTLITAALILFSTKLQDIVGKKKLFVIGAALFGIGIFAAVLSSSVTMFFVGWAAIKGVAAALMLPAIVSIISGIYSGRKRTIALATLGVMAGLADILAPLLGGLITTFFSWRYTFACELIFILFILVMQNKIPDFKPTESKSDLDIIGAILSGICLLLLVLGILTLTKDVATSITEIILGLIVLAIFIWFELKRKRSGKVPLIDVDLFRDKNLRIGTSIKLLYNIIISGTFFVMVLFFQSVLQLNPFDTGLASLPFVMALFIFSLTAPKLIGKLNHKTIMAVGCIISIVGCLILSYQFKLNVNMLDLIPGQFLLGTGLGFMMALASDVALFDVPAEGQNNASGIITTGETLGSSLGTAIIGIILILGVMGGISTAVDTYAPDYSGDEHFHQEVYDYFQKLETIEGQDSIVVDTADIIIQNAMASVMYGLAVVLAAILIQTLRIKNNNIKKQ